A section of the Babylonia areolata isolate BAREFJ2019XMU chromosome 1, ASM4173473v1, whole genome shotgun sequence genome encodes:
- the LOC143279499 gene encoding DNA-binding transcriptional regulator BolA-like — protein sequence MAKAVTICASRIVRPAILQNCLHPQLKAVHYSSSIMNDILKPLESSIKKKLTDTFKPTVLQIVNESYMHNVPKGSETHFKVVVVSDSFEGASLVQRHRLVNTTLAEEFASGLHALSIVAKTPEPVGKVPSDGWPISSLPRWGRLSE from the exons ATGGCAAAAGCAGTCACCATCTGTGCATCAAGAATTGTCAGGCCAGCTATTTTGCAGAACTGTTTACATCCACAGCTGAAAGCTGTCCATTACTCTTCCAGCATTATGAATGATATTTTG aaacctcTGGAGTCATCTATTAAGAAAAAGTTGACTGACACTTTCAAG CCAACAGTGCTGCAGATTGTGAATGAAAGCTACATGCACAATGTTCCAAAAG GTTCTGAAACGCATTTCAAGGTTGTTGTAGTGTCAGACTCTTTCGAAGGCGCATCTTTGGTCCAG AGACACCGTCTTGTCAACACAACCTTGGCAGAGGAATTTGCCAGTGGTCTCCATGCCTTGTCCATAGTT GCCAAGACCCCCGAGCCAGTGGGAAAAGTCCCCTCAGACGGTTGGCCCATCTCCTCCTTGCCGCGGTGGGGCAGGCTT TCTGAGTGA
- the LOC143291741 gene encoding uncharacterized protein LOC143291741 isoform X4 → MQGRGSKEELRQQVVQVTLEIQKLQDKVHDLREVFAQLENLHTEAGGCCFPFKYIMLKDMVQDVNELAGNLQHKWYGAPDQSNNAKASRGVVTRLLENCRAFTANRRALDRYEVIMEGLSGLHYKELEQTLEERQSSLAQHKVVFTQLQDLLKQLQELHRQSQETWLVPRYLMLERGVNVAIAAFTGVAGLAESYDSAQSSGTGSNKSKTHS, encoded by the exons ATGCAGGGACGGGGCAGCAAGGAGGAGCTGAGGCAGCAGGTGGTCCAGGTGACCCTGGAGATACAGAAGCTGCAGGACAAGGTGCACGACCTCAGGGAGGTCTTCGCCCAGCTGGAAAACCT acacacagaggcagggggGTGCTGCTTCCCCTTCAAGTACATCATGCTGAAGGACATGGTGCAGGACGTCAACGAACTGGCCGGCAACCTGCAGCACAAGTGGTACGGAGCCCCCGACCAATCCAACAACGCCAAGGCGTCACGTGGTGTCGTCACCCGCCTCCTTGAAAACTGCAGGGCATTCACTGCCAACAGACGGGCTCTGGACCGCTACGAAGTGATCATGGAAG GTCTGAGCGGCCTGCATTACAAGGAACTGGAGCAAACTCTGGAAGAGCGGCAGTCGTCTCTGGCCCAGCACAAGGTGGTCTTCACCCAGCTACAGGACCTGCTCAAACAGCTGCAGGAGCTGCACAGACAGTCGCAGGAGACGTGGCTGGTGCCTCGCTACCTGATGCTGGAGAGGGGGGTCAACGTGGCCATTGCGGCCTTCACGGGTGTTGCGGGTCTGGCCGAGTCCTATGACTCTGCCCAATCGTCGGGTACCGGCAGCAACAAGTCCAAAACCCACAGCTGA
- the LOC143291741 gene encoding uncharacterized protein LOC143291741 isoform X2 produces the protein MKSARRMQGRGSKEELRQQVVQVTLEIQKLQDKVHDLREVFAQLENLHTEAGGCCFPFKYIMLKDMVQDVNELAGNLQHKWYGAPDQSNNAKASRGVVTRLLENCRAFTANRRALDRYEVIMEGLSGLHYKELEQTLEERQSSLAQHKVVFTQLQDLLKQLQELHRQSQETWLVPRYLMLERGVNVAIAAFTGVAGLAESYDSAQSSGTGSNKSKTHS, from the exons ATGAAGAG tgcccgGAGGATGCAGGGACGGGGCAGCAAGGAGGAGCTGAGGCAGCAGGTGGTCCAGGTGACCCTGGAGATACAGAAGCTGCAGGACAAGGTGCACGACCTCAGGGAGGTCTTCGCCCAGCTGGAAAACCT acacacagaggcagggggGTGCTGCTTCCCCTTCAAGTACATCATGCTGAAGGACATGGTGCAGGACGTCAACGAACTGGCCGGCAACCTGCAGCACAAGTGGTACGGAGCCCCCGACCAATCCAACAACGCCAAGGCGTCACGTGGTGTCGTCACCCGCCTCCTTGAAAACTGCAGGGCATTCACTGCCAACAGACGGGCTCTGGACCGCTACGAAGTGATCATGGAAG GTCTGAGCGGCCTGCATTACAAGGAACTGGAGCAAACTCTGGAAGAGCGGCAGTCGTCTCTGGCCCAGCACAAGGTGGTCTTCACCCAGCTACAGGACCTGCTCAAACAGCTGCAGGAGCTGCACAGACAGTCGCAGGAGACGTGGCTGGTGCCTCGCTACCTGATGCTGGAGAGGGGGGTCAACGTGGCCATTGCGGCCTTCACGGGTGTTGCGGGTCTGGCCGAGTCCTATGACTCTGCCCAATCGTCGGGTACCGGCAGCAACAAGTCCAAAACCCACAGCTGA
- the LOC143291741 gene encoding uncharacterized protein LOC143291741 isoform X1, whose amino-acid sequence MRLACEIQNIARRMQGRGSKEELRQQVVQVTLEIQKLQDKVHDLREVFAQLENLHTEAGGCCFPFKYIMLKDMVQDVNELAGNLQHKWYGAPDQSNNAKASRGVVTRLLENCRAFTANRRALDRYEVIMEGLSGLHYKELEQTLEERQSSLAQHKVVFTQLQDLLKQLQELHRQSQETWLVPRYLMLERGVNVAIAAFTGVAGLAESYDSAQSSGTGSNKSKTHS is encoded by the exons ATGCGGCTGGCTTGTGAAATTCAGAATAT tgcccgGAGGATGCAGGGACGGGGCAGCAAGGAGGAGCTGAGGCAGCAGGTGGTCCAGGTGACCCTGGAGATACAGAAGCTGCAGGACAAGGTGCACGACCTCAGGGAGGTCTTCGCCCAGCTGGAAAACCT acacacagaggcagggggGTGCTGCTTCCCCTTCAAGTACATCATGCTGAAGGACATGGTGCAGGACGTCAACGAACTGGCCGGCAACCTGCAGCACAAGTGGTACGGAGCCCCCGACCAATCCAACAACGCCAAGGCGTCACGTGGTGTCGTCACCCGCCTCCTTGAAAACTGCAGGGCATTCACTGCCAACAGACGGGCTCTGGACCGCTACGAAGTGATCATGGAAG GTCTGAGCGGCCTGCATTACAAGGAACTGGAGCAAACTCTGGAAGAGCGGCAGTCGTCTCTGGCCCAGCACAAGGTGGTCTTCACCCAGCTACAGGACCTGCTCAAACAGCTGCAGGAGCTGCACAGACAGTCGCAGGAGACGTGGCTGGTGCCTCGCTACCTGATGCTGGAGAGGGGGGTCAACGTGGCCATTGCGGCCTTCACGGGTGTTGCGGGTCTGGCCGAGTCCTATGACTCTGCCCAATCGTCGGGTACCGGCAGCAACAAGTCCAAAACCCACAGCTGA
- the LOC143291741 gene encoding uncharacterized protein LOC143291741 isoform X3, protein MKCARRMQGRGSKEELRQQVVQVTLEIQKLQDKVHDLREVFAQLENLHTEAGGCCFPFKYIMLKDMVQDVNELAGNLQHKWYGAPDQSNNAKASRGVVTRLLENCRAFTANRRALDRYEVIMEGLSGLHYKELEQTLEERQSSLAQHKVVFTQLQDLLKQLQELHRQSQETWLVPRYLMLERGVNVAIAAFTGVAGLAESYDSAQSSGTGSNKSKTHS, encoded by the exons atgaaatg tgcccgGAGGATGCAGGGACGGGGCAGCAAGGAGGAGCTGAGGCAGCAGGTGGTCCAGGTGACCCTGGAGATACAGAAGCTGCAGGACAAGGTGCACGACCTCAGGGAGGTCTTCGCCCAGCTGGAAAACCT acacacagaggcagggggGTGCTGCTTCCCCTTCAAGTACATCATGCTGAAGGACATGGTGCAGGACGTCAACGAACTGGCCGGCAACCTGCAGCACAAGTGGTACGGAGCCCCCGACCAATCCAACAACGCCAAGGCGTCACGTGGTGTCGTCACCCGCCTCCTTGAAAACTGCAGGGCATTCACTGCCAACAGACGGGCTCTGGACCGCTACGAAGTGATCATGGAAG GTCTGAGCGGCCTGCATTACAAGGAACTGGAGCAAACTCTGGAAGAGCGGCAGTCGTCTCTGGCCCAGCACAAGGTGGTCTTCACCCAGCTACAGGACCTGCTCAAACAGCTGCAGGAGCTGCACAGACAGTCGCAGGAGACGTGGCTGGTGCCTCGCTACCTGATGCTGGAGAGGGGGGTCAACGTGGCCATTGCGGCCTTCACGGGTGTTGCGGGTCTGGCCGAGTCCTATGACTCTGCCCAATCGTCGGGTACCGGCAGCAACAAGTCCAAAACCCACAGCTGA